The following is a genomic window from Saccopteryx bilineata isolate mSacBil1 chromosome 4, mSacBil1_pri_phased_curated, whole genome shotgun sequence.
CTGTCAAGACTCCAAGTGTCTTCTTCAAAGGTCCCTGGGCCACTCAGTTAACGGTTCCTCCCAGGCAGCCAAAGAGaatggaaaagggggagggagggaaggagaactgGGAAGGCGTTCAAGCAGCTGCAACTTCCGGATATGTGGCCACATCTGTGTTCCGtcttctgaaaacaaaaaatcccccccaaaacCACACCACGTCCCAGCCACTGTCTGTTTCGCACAAAGTTCCAGGACCCTGAAAAAACCCAAAGTGCTTCTTCATCCTGGGAAGAGAGTGGGTGATGATGGCAGGGGAGGTCTCTGTTTCTTCAGGAGCTGGGGTGGGCGGGCAGACCGGCAAGGTCAGCCTCGGGATGCCGTGATGCCGAGCCTCTGCCTCGCTGCAGTCTTGTCAGGTGTCAGAGGGAGCTGCTTCCAGGGGGAGCGCGGGAGGCTTCAACCCGAAGTGTCAAAAAGGCTTGTCGGGTCTGCTGGCCTTGGCATCGCCGGTGGCTGCTTTGCAGATGACGCTGTTCGTGTGCTTGCAGCGGCAACCAGGGCGACGCAGGTGGTCGTAGCCACGCTGGGCCAGCTTCACACAGCCGGTGGCAGGCAGGTAGCAGAGCAGGCAGGGCAGCACCAGGGAGAGCGCGCCCATGAAGGACCAGCGGGCGCAGCAGTTTGAAcgggagcaggagcaggggtgGTCGGCACAGGAGCCCTCATCGTCCTCGTTGGTGCAGTGGTAGAAGACACCTTGCACCAGGCACATGCAGGTGCCATAGTTGACGAGGGTCTGGGCGGAGCAGAGGCACTCCTGGTTGCAGACCCAGCAGGAGGGCAACGTCCGGGGCGATGCGCACTCCTTGCACTTACACTTCCCACAAGCCTCGCACAGCAGGAAGTGTTTGTCCAGCTCTGGTGGGACTGCTGGGCCTTTGAGATCCAGCGGCTTGCAGTGGACCACCTTGGGCTGGATGCGCACAGCCCTTGGGGAGGCCTGGTCAGCCACGGGCGGTGGTGCCATGTGGTCTAGGAGCCGCTGGTCAGAGgatgtgctgctgctgctgctcacagAGCTGGGGCGCCCGCTGAAGGAGATCCAGTGGTGGGTAACATCCTGGTCACAGCGGGCAGGCATAGGGACCAGCTCTGGGGCCCCCACCCGGGTCCGCTTAGAGCCGGTGGGGGGTGCCAGGCCAGGGTTGTCTATGTAGTCGTTCTCCACGTGGCTGGTCTTCATCTGGTCGATGGGGAGGATGGTGAGTGGGTGTTGGAGCCGGCTGTGGGGCATACGGCTGTCAAGAAGGGGCTGGACCATGACTGAGC
Proteins encoded in this region:
- the SPRY4 gene encoding protein sprouty homolog 4 encodes the protein MEPPIPQSVPLTPSSVMVQPLLDSRMPHSRLQHPLTILPIDQMKTSHVENDYIDNPGLAPPTGSKRTRVGAPELVPMPARCDQDVTHHWISFSGRPSSVSSSSSTSSDQRLLDHMAPPPVADQASPRAVRIQPKVVHCKPLDLKGPAVPPELDKHFLLCEACGKCKCKECASPRTLPSCWVCNQECLCSAQTLVNYGTCMCLVQGVFYHCTNEDDEGSCADHPCSCSRSNCCARWSFMGALSLVLPCLLCYLPATGCVKLAQRGYDHLRRPGCRCKHTNSVICKAATGDAKASRPDKPF